In the genome of Entelurus aequoreus isolate RoL-2023_Sb linkage group LG15, RoL_Eaeq_v1.1, whole genome shotgun sequence, one region contains:
- the LOC133629703 gene encoding uncharacterized protein K02A2.6-like, which produces MASTQISHPEPFDFSNPSGWPRWIRRFERFRVVSGLTEKEEEYQVNSLLYAMGDAADDILAVLPLTDENKKKYDTVKEAFEQHCVGKHNVIFERAQFNMRFQQDGESAEAFITTVHKLAEHCNYRDLKEELIRDRIVVGINDRRLSEQLQMDSELTLVKTIQRVRQSETVKKQQTLMYNTAGEGDSKINLDAVQTRFQRLGKKPQHSNKGQRSDTQGEKECGRCGKGRRHAWKDCPAKDVECRKCRKIGHYAVACFRGKAVNTVTECQSDGDNDQEDYAFLGEVQTQTTRPWMENILLNGEAINFKIDTGADVTSIPESVFKPTRDGKLEKPLKKLFGPGRNPLNVKGCFQGKMLAKGLFTDQHVYVVAGLTQPLLGLPAIEAMQLVHRAEAVTATQPETDFKAAYPAVFHGLGELKEPYRIELKKGATPYALSTPRRVPMPLREKVREELDRMETMGVISKVTEPTAWCSGIVVVPKPKQDKLRICVDLTKLNKAVKRERHILPSVDQTLAMMSEAKVFTKLDARSGFWQIPLTPKSRPLTTFITPFGRYLFNRLPFGIKSAPEHFQRRMSQMLEDFEGVLCHADDVLVYGRDRQEHDQRLHSVLQKMQEEGLTLNEKCEFAKEHMIFVGHKVSAKGIEPDPNKTKAILQMPEPECAEDVRRLIGMANYLSKFLPQLATVTVPLKDLLREKNEWVWGEPQQTAFQKLKEGLSSPTALAKYSNAAETQVAADASAYGIGAVLTQKQADGSWQPVTFISRGLTDTEKRYAQIEKEALAATWACERLTSYVQGLHFTLLTDHKPLVPLLSTRGLDDLPPRVLRFRLRLLRYDYDIVHVPGKNLITADTLSRAPLQDKMSPGDLELEREVQVFVNAVVSSLPATDTRLEEIKRAQQADETCKTVSHYCLTEWPEKHTLRPDVAPYWKVRADLYLADDLLMKGERLVIPQALRREIMTKLHEGHQGISKCRSRAKESVWWPGITAHIREAVDQCETCQKYRIQYREPLMETTVPDRPWQKVHRGGRAQSYDI; this is translated from the exons ATGGCATCTACACAAATATCACACCCAGAACCATTTGACTTCTCAAATCCGTCAGGATGGCCAAGATGGATCAGAAGGTTTGAGAGATTTCGTGTTGTATCTGGATTAACAGAGAAAGAAGAGGAGTATCAGGTGAATTCACTTCTCTATGCTATGGGAGATGCAGCAGATGATATTTTGGCAGTTTTACCGTTGACTGATGAAAACAAAAAGAAGTATGATACAGTTAAAGAAGCATTTGAGCAGCACTGTGTGGGAAAACACAATGTGATTTTTGAAAGGGCCCAGTTTAACATGAGGTTCCAACAAGATGGAGAGAGTGCAGAAGCATTCATCACCACTGTGCACAAGTTAGCAGAACATTGTAACTATAGAGATCTGAAGGAAGAGCTAATAAGAGACAGAATTGTGGTTGGAATAAATGACAGGAGGCTGTCAGAACAGCTACAGATGGACTCAGAATTGACCCTGGTGAAGACAATACAAAGAGTGAGACAAAGTGAAACTGTTAAGAAACAACAGACATTAATGTACAACACTGCTGGAGAAGGAGACTCCAAGATAAATTTAGATGCTGTTCAGACAAGGTTTCAGCGCCTGGGGAAAAAGCCTCAACACTCAAACAAAGGCCAAAGGTCAGACACTCAAGGAGAAAAAGAGTGTGGCCGATGTGGAAAAGGACGCAGACATGCATGGAAAGACTGCCCAGCTAAAGATGTAGAATGTCGCAAGTGTCGCAAAATTGGACATTATGCAGTGGCCTGTTTCAGAGGGAAAGCAGTAAACACAGTCACAGAGTGCCAGTCAGACGGTGACAATGATCAGGAGGACTATGCTTTTCTAGGTGAGGTGCAAACACAGACTACAAGGCCTTGGATGGAAAATATACTACTCAACGGGGAAGCCATTAATTTTAAAATCGACACAGGAGCTGACGTGACATCCATACCGGAAAGTGTCTTTAAACCAACACGAGATGGCAAGTTGGAGAAACCACTTAAGAAACTGTTTGGACCGGGACGCAACCCCCTGAATGTAAAGGGCTGTTTCCAGGGGAAAATGCTGGCAAAAGGCCTCTTTACAGACCAACATGTTTATGTTGTGGCAGGACTGACACAACCACTTCTGGGACTACCAGCCATAGAGGCCATGCAACTGGTTCACAGAGCAGAGGCTGTCACAGCGACACAGCCTGAAACAGATTTCAAAGCAGCGTATCCAGCGGTGTTCCATGGGCTTGGTGAGCTGAAGGAGCCGTACCGCATAGAGCTGAAAAAAGGAGCGACACCTTATGCTCTCTCAACACCCAGACGGGTCCCAATGCCACTGAGAGAGAAAGTGCGTGAAGAACTGGATAGAATGGAAACTATGGGAGTCATATCAAAAGTGACAGAACCAACGGCTTGGTGCTCTGGAATAGTTGTGGTTCCAAAACCAAAGCAGGACAAACTCAGGATCTGTGTAGATCTCACAAAGCTAAACAAAGCAGTGAAAAGAGAACGCCATATTCTTCCTTCCGTCGACCAAACACTTGCGATGATGTCAGAGGCAAAGGTTTTCACAAAACTAGATGCTCGATCTGGATTTTGGCAAATCCCATTAACCCCAAAATCACGACCATTAACCACATTCATCACTCCTTTTGGGAGATATCTGTTCAACCGCCTGCCCTTTGGGATCAAATCCGCTCCAGAACATTTTCAAAGAAGGAtgtcacaaatgttggaggatttTGAGGGCGTGCTGTGTCATGCAGATGATGTTCTTGTGTATGGCCGTGACAGACAGGAACATGACCAAAGACTGCACAGTGTGCTCCAGAAAATGCAGGAGGAAGGCCTCACTTTGAACGAGAAGTGTGAGTTTGCTAAGGAGCACATGATCTTTGTTGGTCACAAGGTTTCGGCAAAAGGCATCGAGCCCgacccaaacaaaacaaaagcgatTCTTCAGATGCCAGAGCCTGAATGCGCGGAGGATGTGCGCCGCCTAATAGGCATGGCAAATTACCTGTCCAAATTCTTGCCACAACTGGCTACTGTCACCGTGCCCCTGAAAGACCTACTGAGGGAGAAAAATGAGTGGGTCTGGGGGGAACCTCAACAGACTGCTTTTCAAAAGCTGAAAGAAGGACTGAGCTCACCGACAGCACTTGCTAAATATTCAAATGCAGCAGAGACTCAAGTAGCAGCAGATGCATCAGCATACGGAATAGGTGCTGTTCTCACGCAGAAACAGGCTGATGGCTCATGGCAACCAGTGACGTTTATTTCAAGAGGACTGACAGATACAGAGAAGCGCTATGCGCAGATTGAAAAGGAGGCGCTGGCAGCAACATGGGCGTGCGAAAGACTGACCTCCTACGTGCAGGGTCTACACTTCACACTCCTGACAGACCATAAGCCCCTGGTCCCACTGTTGAGCACCAGAGGTTTGGATGATCTGCCACCAAGGGTTCTGAGATTTCGTCTGCGACTCCTGAGGTATGATTATGACATTGTTCATGTCCCAGGGAAAAACCTCATCACTGCAGACACGCTGTCTAGAGCGCCGCTTCAGGACAAGATGTCACCTGGTGACTTGGAACTTGAAAGAGAGGTCCAGGTGTTTGTGAATGCAGTTGTGTCCTCACTCCCCGCTACAGACACACGATTGGAAGAAATTAAACGGGCACAACAAGCAgatgaaacatgcaaaacagtGTCACACTACTGTCTGACAGAATGGCCGGAAAAACACACGCTGAGGCCAGACGTTGCCCCCTACTGGAAGGTCAGAGCAGACCTGTATCTTGCAGATGACCTTCTCATGAAAGGCGAGAGACTGGTGATACCACAAGCACTCAGAAGGGAGATCATGACTAAACTTCACGAAGGTCATCAAGGAATCTCCAAATGTCGCTCTAGAGCCAAGGAATCGGTATGGTGGCCTGGAATCACTGCCCACATCAGAGAGGCAGTGGACCAGTGTGAAACGTGCCAAAAATATAGAATCCAGTACAGAGAGCCGCTGATGGAGACCACAGTACCAGATCGCCCATGGCAAAAG GTACATCGAGGTGGCAGAGCTCAGAGTTACGACATCTGA